In Deinococcus psychrotolerans, the genomic window ACCACTTCACGCTGCTGCCTTCGCTGGTCGCGCCAAAGAGTCGGGGGCGTATCCGTTTGGCCAGCGCCGATCCGCAGGCCCAGCCGCTGATCGAACCCGATTACCTCTCGGACGAAGCCGATATGAACGTGCTGCTGCGCGGAATGCGGCTGGCGCGGCAAGTCGGAGAGTCAGAAGCGCTTTCGGCGTACCGCACCCGCGAAGCCATGCCGGGCGCAGAGGTTCAAAGCGACGACGACCTGCGCGAGTACATTCGGGCGCAGGCCATGACCATTTACCACCCGGTCGGCACCTGCAAGATGGGCCACGACGACCTCGCCGTAGTCGATGAGCGCCTCAAGGTACGCGGCTTGGAAGGCCTGTGGGTCGCCGACGCCAGCATCATGCCCAGTGTCGTGCGCGGCAATACCAACGCCCCGACCATCATGATTGCCGAGAAGGCGGCTGAGTTTATTCAGGCGGAGCGTGGCAGCGCAGCGCAGCAGGCCTCACCTAAGCAGGAAGCGGTCAGCGCCGACGACTGAGTTTCAAGATTGGGAAAAAGCCTTGGGCCGCTCGGTGGCACTCAGCAGCGCCACTGAGCTTTGTCCAGTTGGGTTTGGTTCGGTGCGCTGCGCCAGTGCTGCGGCTTCTTCGGCGGCCCGATCAGCGCCCAACCAGCTTTGCCAGTACGCCTGCATGGTATCTGTGACCAATCTCAGTGAAACAGTCCCAGACGTTTCGAGCGGGCAGTACAGCAGATCTAAGTCTTTGAGCGGGCCACCCTCGGGGCCGCCGACAGGTTGCCAATACGGAATGTCCACTGTAAAAAAGCCCAGAGCGCCCAGCTTGACGCGCCGCAAAGTGGGGTCGCTGCCCACCCGCGCTTCGGCGGCCAAATCTTCGGCGCTGAGCGCTTGGCGGTGTACGGCGTCGGCGAATACGCCCACCGCGCCCACCTCACCGATGATTTGCATTCGGGCTCGGTGCAGGGCGCGGGCGGCTCCCGTTCCCCGCGCCGACTGGGCCACCCCCATAAATGAGCTGAAGCCCGCACCACTGCTCAACAGGTGAAAGAGGGTGCCGCCCACCACCTCACCGCCTTGCTCGGCCACCAAAATAATGTTCTGGCGCTGGCCAGTCTGCGGCGGTTGAACAATCATCGGCCCAAAATATTCAGCGGGAATCAGCATCTCCGGCTGATAGTAGGCGGCTTCCTGAATGCGCCCGAAGGCCTCAAGGGCGGGGTCATGCGGATCGGTGACCCGGCGAACGGAAAGAGACATGGCTGGAGTGTAGCCCTACCACTGAGCCAAAAGGCAGGAGTTAGGGTTGCTGTTTTTCGCCGACTGCAACGCTAAGCCGACAGCCACACCGTCAAGGCAAGGGCCAGCGCACGGTTCCCACCTGATCGGTGCGCCAGACTTTTACACCGGACGCTTGAAGGCGGTCGAGCACTTGCGGGTTGGGGTGACCGTAACTGTTAGATCGCCCGACACTGATGACGGCGTCATGCGGGCGGGTTTCGTCCAAAAACGCTTGACCGCTCGAAAAGCGGCTGCCGTGGTGGGCCGTTTTGAGAACATCCAACTTGCCGACGCCCAGCTCACTTTCCAGCGGGTCGGGAAGATCGCCCAGAAAGACGGTGTGAAACTTGGGCGTATCGAACTTGATGACCACGCTATTTTCGTTGTCGGCATCCGACCAGACTTTGCCAGTGGGCCACAGCACCGTGAAGGTGGCTTTTCCGGCTTGTACGCTGTCACCGCGCCGTACTTCGCGCACCGGCACGTGGCGGGCCTCGGCGGCTCTGAGCAGCATATTGAGATTGGGGTCGTCTTTGCGCTGACCGATCCACAACTCGCCTACTGGCAAGCCCAGCAGCACGCTGATCAGGCCTTCGATGTGATCGGCGTCGGCGTGGGTGGCGACCATCACGTCGAGGGAGCGCACGTTCATGGCCCGCAAGGCAGGCAGCACCGTGCCTTTGCCGACGTCGTAATCGCCTCTGGGAGTGCCGCCGCCATCAATCAGCATGGTGAGCTTGGGAGTGCGAATCAGCGAACTGTCGCCCTGTCCGACGTCCAGATAGACGATTTCGCTGGGTGGGTTGAGCAGGCTCGGCAAAGCAGTGGACACGCCGCCCAGCAAGGCGGTGAGCGGCAAGACCCACAGCGGCAGGAGGCGGTAAAGGGTCAGCACAGCGGCAGCGGCAAATACCGCGTAAACCGCGAACCCTGCCGGACTGATCATTCCCCAGGTCAGCACCGGAGCGCGGCCAAAAATATCCACCACTTTCAGCAGCGCTTCCGACAGCGGGCCGAGCGCCCAATTGACCGCCACCGCCAGAGGCCCCAGCAGTCCGGCGAGGTAGCCGAGCGGCACCAGCACGGCCATCAGCGCGGCGGCGGCGAGGTTGGCGGGGAGGCTCAGCAGCGGCAACTGGCCGAAGGTGTGCAGCACCACCGGCAAAGTGGCGAGTTCGGCGCAGGGGGTGGCGACCAGCGCGAGGCGCAGCCACAGCGGCCACTTTGCGGGCAGCAGAGCAGCGACCCTGTTTGACACACTCAGGCCCAGCACCGCCAGAAAACTAAGTTGAAAGCCCACGTCAAACAACCAAGCCGGTTGATACAGCAAGCTGGCGATGGCCGCCAAGCCCAACACACCGTAGACGTCGAGCTTACCGCGCCCCAGCCACAACGAGAGCAGCACCAAGACGCCCATCAGCACGGCGCGGGTGATGCTGGGCGTGGGGCCGACCAACCATAAAAAACCCGCCAGCACCGTGAGCATCAGCGGGTAGCGGGCGTTTGTCCATTTGAGCGGCAATAAACGGGCCAGGAGCCAAGTCAGCGCTCCCACCAGCAGCGCCACGTTTTGCCCGCTGAGCGCCATCAGGTGTGCCAAACCCGCCCGCGTGAAAGCGTCGCGGACATTCAGGCCGTCATTGAAGCTTTCCTGCGAGATATCGTTGCGCTCGCCCAATTCCACAGCCCGTAGCAGGGCCGACTCACGCGGTGAGAGACCGGCGCTCAGGCCCCGCCGAAACCAACCGCGCACCCCGCCTTCAGGCTTCAAATGCTTGATCTCGGCGGCCACCAAGACTTCGCGCACACCCTGCATCCGCAGCCAAAACGCGTAATCGAAGCCGCCAGGAATGCGCCGACCCTCTGGGCGAACCAGCCGCCCACGGACGGTCAGGCGTCCGGCTGGCCCCTTGGGCTTGGGTGCCAGCGCCACTGCCGCCGCAGGGCTACTGAGGTGCAGCAGTTGGCCGTCCCAGTCGCCAATCAGGGTGGCTTGAGCACCCACCCAGCTTAAAAGCGCGTCGGGAGCGGCTTGCCAGGCCCGCTCGCGCGCGAAGCCGCACACCGCCAACACCAGACAGGCCCCCAGCAGCCAACCCTTGCCGGCAGGCCAGCTCAGCGCCAGGGCCACAACAAGTACCGCCGCGCCCCAGAGCGCTCCGAAGCCCAGCAGCACGCCGCCAATGACTGCCAGCGCCGCTGGAACCGGATAAGCCGGAACGGGCCAGCGGCGCGGCGAGTAGGTCGCGTCCGCCTGCACTTCTCCGGTAGCCGGATTCCAACTCAGCGCCACGTGAATCCCAGCATCAAAACGACACGAGTGGGGTCAGTTTGCCGAGCAGCACCGGCCCCACCCCGCGCACCGCGTCAAGGTCGGCGAGGGTGTGATACGGGCGGGCAGCGATTAAGCGGGCAGCCAGTGCTGGGCCGATGCTGGGCAGGGCTTCGAGCTGCTCTTCGGTGGCGGTGTTGAGATTGAGCCTGCCAGAAATCAGCGGCCTCACGCTGGCGGTGGTGGCATAAGTTGGGGCGGCCTCAGCGGTGGCCGAAACGGGCAGCGCCGCGTGGGTCACGGTTGGTCGGTGCAGAGCGGGACTGAAGGCAGGGAGCAGCGCCCAAGCCCCGCAACCGAGTGCCAGCGCGGTCAAGACTGCCGCCGCGCCGCGCTCCAACGGTGAAGAACCAGACATGGCTCAAGATTCTCACGGCCGCGCTGACACGAAAAGCACAAGCGGCGGGGCGGGCGCTCAGACCAACTGTCAACGGGCAGCACAGGGCTTTTGGGACAGGCTGCCAGTTAAGCAGTGGGCCGCACTACTCCCAAAACAGGAAGCCACGTAAGCCAGCACGCCGCTCCACCCACTCACTTTGGTTAGACTGCTTACCACAGCACAACTCACGGCCCACTTTCCCAACTTTCCCCACTGTTTCAAGGAGAACCCTGATGAAAAGCACCATGATGGACGTTCCACTGCTCATTCCCGAAATCGTCGAACGCGCCCGTCACTTTTTTGCCGAGCGCGA contains:
- a CDS encoding GNAT family N-acetyltransferase gives rise to the protein MSLSVRRVTDPHDPALEAFGRIQEAAYYQPEMLIPAEYFGPMIVQPPQTGQRQNIILVAEQGGEVVGGTLFHLLSSGAGFSSFMGVAQSARGTGAARALHRARMQIIGEVGAVGVFADAVHRQALSAEDLAAEARVGSDPTLRRVKLGALGFFTVDIPYWQPVGGPEGGPLKDLDLLYCPLETSGTVSLRLVTDTMQAYWQSWLGADRAAEEAAALAQRTEPNPTGQSSVALLSATERPKAFSQS
- a CDS encoding DNA internalization-related competence protein ComEC/Rec2, which gives rise to MQADATYSPRRWPVPAYPVPAALAVIGGVLLGFGALWGAAVLVVALALSWPAGKGWLLGACLVLAVCGFARERAWQAAPDALLSWVGAQATLIGDWDGQLLHLSSPAAAVALAPKPKGPAGRLTVRGRLVRPEGRRIPGGFDYAFWLRMQGVREVLVAAEIKHLKPEGGVRGWFRRGLSAGLSPRESALLRAVELGERNDISQESFNDGLNVRDAFTRAGLAHLMALSGQNVALLVGALTWLLARLLPLKWTNARYPLMLTVLAGFLWLVGPTPSITRAVLMGVLVLLSLWLGRGKLDVYGVLGLAAIASLLYQPAWLFDVGFQLSFLAVLGLSVSNRVAALLPAKWPLWLRLALVATPCAELATLPVVLHTFGQLPLLSLPANLAAAALMAVLVPLGYLAGLLGPLAVAVNWALGPLSEALLKVVDIFGRAPVLTWGMISPAGFAVYAVFAAAAVLTLYRLLPLWVLPLTALLGGVSTALPSLLNPPSEIVYLDVGQGDSSLIRTPKLTMLIDGGGTPRGDYDVGKGTVLPALRAMNVRSLDVMVATHADADHIEGLISVLLGLPVGELWIGQRKDDPNLNMLLRAAEARHVPVREVRRGDSVQAGKATFTVLWPTGKVWSDADNENSVVIKFDTPKFHTVFLGDLPDPLESELGVGKLDVLKTAHHGSRFSSGQAFLDETRPHDAVISVGRSNSYGHPNPQVLDRLQASGVKVWRTDQVGTVRWPLP
- a CDS encoding ComEA family DNA-binding protein produces the protein MSGSSPLERGAAAVLTALALGCGAWALLPAFSPALHRPTVTHAALPVSATAEAAPTYATTASVRPLISGRLNLNTATEEQLEALPSIGPALAARLIAARPYHTLADLDAVRGVGPVLLGKLTPLVSF